The following coding sequences are from one Lolium rigidum isolate FL_2022 chromosome 6, APGP_CSIRO_Lrig_0.1, whole genome shotgun sequence window:
- the LOC124664335 gene encoding L-Ala-D/L-amino acid epimerase-like, with amino-acid sequence MANTDLGMIWDGRIAFCERVSSASSVTHAPRPASSSSFHARSSRPPRPLQPRRSPPASTPFSVDVPLAAPFTIASSRLDAVSNVAVRVELSSGAVGWGEAPVLPSVAAEDQPAALAAVARACALLAAAPAAPLGAVLRDVADALPGHAFASARAGVEMAVIDAVANSIRIPLWRLFGGASNSVTTDITIPIVTPNEAAQLAAKYRGQGFETLKLKVGKNLNSDIEVLKAIRLVHPDCSFILDANEGYTANQAVEVLDRLNEMGVTPVLFEQPVHRDDWEGLRDVSVAAMERYRVAVAADESCRSLLDAQKIIHGNLAHVINIKLAKMGVLGALEVIDAARKAGIALMIGGMVETRIAMGFAGHLAAGLGCFSFIDLDTPLLLSEDPVYGGYEASGPLYKFTNARGHGGFLHLDNNNGWK; translated from the exons ATGGCCAATACCGACCTAGGCATGATCTGG GACGGACGGATTGCTTTTTGCGAGCGAGTCAGCAGCGCCAGCTCCGTGACGCACGCGCCACGCccggcctcctcgtcctcgttTCACGCACGATCATCCCGCCCACCCCGGCCCCTCCAACCCCGACGGAGCCCTCCGGCTTCGACGCCCTTCTCGGTCGACGTGCCCCTCGCCGCGCCCTTCACCATCGCCTCCTCGCGCCTCGACGCCGTCTCCAACGTCGCCGTGCGCGTCGAGCTCTCCAGCGGCGCCGTCGGATGGGGCGAGGCGCCCGTCCTGCCCTCTGTCGCCGCCGAGGACCAgcccgccgcgctcgccgccgtcgcccgcgccTGCGCGCTGCTCGCCGCCGCACCGGCCGCGCCACTCGGCGCCGTGCTTCGGGACGTCGCCGACGCCCTCCCCGGACACGCCTTCGCGTCG GCCAGAGCAGGAGTGGAGATGGCAGTCATTGACGCAGTTGCCAACAGCATCCGCATACCTCTCTGGAGATTATTCGGGGGAGCATCAAACAGCGTGACCACGGACATCACG ATTCCAATCGTGACCCCAAATGAGGCCGCTCAACTGGCTGCGAAATACCGGGGACAAGGGTTTGAGACTCTCAAGCTCAAAGTAGGGAAAAACTTGAACTCGGACATTGAAGTTCTCAAGGCTATACGGCTCGTCCATCCAGACTGCTCGTTCATCTTGGATGCAAATGAAGGGTACACAGCAAATCAAGCGGTCGAAGTTCTTGACAGACTAAATG AAATGGGTGTGACTCCTGTACTCTTTGAGCAACCAGTTCATAGAGATGATTGGGAAGGCCTCCGTGACGTTAGCGTCGCTGCAATGGAGAGATACAGAGTTGCTGTTGCTGCTGATGAGAGCTGTCGGAGTTTGCTTGATGCTCAGAAAATAATACATGGCAATCTTGCTCATGTTATCAACATCAAACTGGCAAAGATGGGGGTTCTTGGAGCCCTTGAAGTAATTGATGCTGCAAGAAAAGCTGGTATTGCGCTTATGATTGGCGGTATGGTCGAGACGAGGATTGCCATGGGCTTTGCTGGTCATCTAGCTGCTGGGCTTGGTTGTTTCAG TTTTATTGACCTGGACACACCTCTTTTATTGTCTGAAGATCCAGTCTACGGTGGCTATGAAG CTTCTGGACCTCTCTACAAATTTACCAATGCTCGTGGCCATGGTGGCTTTCTTCACTTGGACAACAATAATGGATGG aaatga
- the LOC124664336 gene encoding putative glutamine amidotransferase GAT1_2.1: MSSSPDLSGILPRVLIVSRRTVRKNKFVDFVGEYHLDLIVGYGAVPVIMPRVAGIHAMLDSFEPIHGVLLCEGEDIDPSIYDANNDDDGLTPEQLEAVRRLHPSDAAVDHEKDSIELLLARRCLERGIPFLGICRGSQVLNVACGGTLYQDVDQELASRASDTAVCHMDYADYDGHRHPVRVLPGTPLHHWFAESLDGDEIMVNSYHHQGVRRLAKRFVPMAFAPDGLVEGFYDPDVYNPGDGKFIMGLQFHPERMRKDGSDEFDYPGCAKAYEEFVRAVVAYQAKLAVVRRFQDVVTRGRSAVTAAVPKLSHDMEKQRKVLVRSFSLAKNMYLGGGDTQKPAAEAERRDLDAGAEFLETAALSSQQEKRLKQMGATVRNASGYLNSTLKVSEDREAAARALMAKMSAAQLSSLAAFYRAMGAICADLLDAKPSC, encoded by the coding sequence ATGTCTTCCTCCCCTGACCTCTCCGGGATCCTGCCCCGCGTGCTCATCGTCTCCCGCCGCACCGTCCGCAAGAACAagttcgtcgacttcgtcggcgaGTACCACCTGGACCTCATCGTGGGCTACGGCGCAGTGCCGGTGATCATGCCGCGGGTGGCCGGCATACACGCCATGCTCGACTCCTTCGAGCCCATCCACGGCGTGCTCCTCTGCGAGGGCGAGGACATCGACCCCTCCATTTACGACGCCAACAATGACGACGAcggcctcacgccggagcagctggAGGCCGTGCGGCGGCTCCACCCGAGCGACGCAGCCGTGGACCACGAGAAGGACTCCAtcgagctcctcctcgcgcgCCGCTGCCTCGAGCGCGGCATCCCGTTCCTCGGCATCTGCCGCGGCTCGCAGGTGCTCAACGTCGCCTGCGGCGGCACCCTCTACCAGGACGTCGACCAGGAGCTCGCTTCCCGTGCCTCCGACACCGCCGTGTGTCACATGGACTATGCCGACTACGACGGGCACCGGCACCCGGTGCGCGTCCTCCCCGGCACGCCGCTCCACCACTGGTTCGCAGAGTCGCTCGACGGCGATGAGATCATGgtgaacagctaccaccaccagggCGTGCGTCGGCTGGCCAAGCGGTTCGTGCCGATGGCGTTCGCGCCGGACGGGCTGGTGGAGGGGTTTTACGACCCGGACGTGTACAACCCCGGCGATGGCAAGTTCATCATGGGGCTCCAGTTCCACCCGGAGCGCATGCGCAAGGATGGCTCCGATGAGTTCGACTACCCCGGCTGCGCCAAGGCCTACGAGGAGTTCGTCCGCGCCGTGGTCGCCTACCAGGCTAAGCTAGCCGTGGTGAGACGTTTCCAGGACGTGGTCACGCGCGGCCGGAGCGCGGTCACCGCAGCAGTGCCAAAGCTGAGCCACGACATGGAGAAGCAGCGCAAGGTGCTCGTCCGGAGCTTCTCGCTGGCCAAGAACATGTActtgggcggcggcgacacgcAGAAGCCGGCGGctgaggcggagcggcgggaCCTAGACGCTGGCGCTGAGTTCCTGGAGACGGCGGCGCTGAGCTCGCAGCAGGAGAAGCGGCTGAAGCAGATGGGCGCGACGGTACGGAACGCGTCCGGGTACCTCAACAGCACGCTGAAGGTGAGCGAGGACCGGGAGGCGGCGGCCAGAGCTCTCATGGCCAAGATGTCGGCCGCGCAGCTGTCCAGCCTCGCTGCATTCTACCGCGCCATGGGAGCCATCTGCGCCGACCTGCTTGACGCCAAGCCGTCCTGCTAG